The genome window GCTGTGGTAGATGTGGTCACCCATCGAACCCTTGACAACTTCATCCTTAGCCAGCGACTTCAGGGCATTGTGCAAGGTGTCTGGCAGGTTGCGCACATCCTTTTCCACCCGTTCCTTACTGGTCATCTGGTAGATGTTTTCATCGACTTCGTGAATGGCTGGCAGTTCGTTCCGCAAGCCATCCAGCCCGGCTTCCAGCACGGCCGCAATTGCCAGGTAAGGGTTGGCAGACGGATCAGCAGAACGCAATTCTACCCGCGTTCCCATTCCCCGGTCACTTGGGATCCGAATCAGTGGTGACCGGTTCGAAGTGGACCAGGCAACGTATACCGGTGCTTCAAAGCCTGGAACCAACCGCTTGTAGGAGTTGACGATTGGGTTGCAGACAGCGGTGTAGGCCCGGGCGTGCTTCATTAACCCGCCGAGGAAGTGGTAGGCCGTTTGGGATAACTGCCGTTCATCCTCCGGATCAAAGAAGGCGTTGTCACCGTTTTGCGTGAAGAGGGACATGTTGAGGTGCATCCCCGAACCGTTGATTCCAGAAAGTGGCTTCGGCATGAAGGTCGCGTGCAGGCCATACTTCTTAGCAATCGTCTTTACAATCAGCTTAAAGGTCTGGATGTTGTCGGCAGCTTCGAGGGCATCGGAATACTTGAAGTCCACCTCATGCTGTCCGGGAGCAACTTCGTGGTGGGCCGCTTCCACATCAAAGCCCATCTTTTCCAGTGCTATAACGATATCCCGACGGCAGTCTTCACCCCGGTCAGCCGGTTCCATATCAAAGTAGTTTTCCTGGTCGTTAACCGTCTGCGTAGGGTT of Limosilactobacillus oris contains these proteins:
- a CDS encoding glutamine synthetase family protein; this encodes MAKRELSKDEVRKMVKDENIRFLRVMFTDMLGTIKSVDLPVSQLDKLMDNKIMFDGSSIDGFVRIEESDMYLYPDMSTWLVFPWGAEHGKVARVICSVQTVDGEPFAGDPRNNLKRVLKDMQKMGFKDFNIGPEPEFFLFKTDEQGNPTQTVNDQENYFDMEPADRGEDCRRDIVIALEKMGFDVEAAHHEVAPGQHEVDFKYSDALEAADNIQTFKLIVKTIAKKYGLHATFMPKPLSGINGSGMHLNMSLFTQNGDNAFFDPEDERQLSQTAYHFLGGLMKHARAYTAVCNPIVNSYKRLVPGFEAPVYVAWSTSNRSPLIRIPSDRGMGTRVELRSADPSANPYLAIAAVLEAGLDGLRNELPAIHEVDENIYQMTSKERVEKDVRNLPDTLHNALKSLAKDEVVKGSMGDHIYHSFMEAKTREYDAYRQHVSDWERQRYMEKY